CAACGGACTCACTGAATATTTGGGCAGCCAGTTTGACTTTCATGATCTGCTTTTTGTAATTTATGTGAGCTCCTCTTATTTTGTTAGCCAAGTGACATCCTTCGTTTTCTTGGAGATCTACAAGACGTCTTATAAAGTCAAAAGCTATTGTTTTTCCTTCGCCGTCAATTAGAAATGACTTGTCACCTAAAGTGTTTCTCGTAAGTTTTAACATGTGGGACGGATCCGGAAAAATCGCTACTTTCTTACCTTTGTGCGTGAATACTGGATCTATCAACTCTGAGTTCAATTTACAACCTAATACTCTGGCCATTGAAAAGTTAGCTGGACAGCCGTCAAAAGTTAAAGCAACAATTTCGATCCCGCATTCACTCACTACGTCTATACACATTTTGACCAACGATGCTTTTTGTTCAGCAGAGATGCCATTTATTAGAAAGTTTCCTACGGGCAGCTTCCAGCTTCCATTAAGACAAGTCAGCATAAAAACCAAAGCTTCTTTTGCTAACGGTAGCCTGTCGTCCTTATCAACTGGGGTGTCTTTATCTTGGCCGAGATTCATAAAACCTACATATTGTTTACCATCCCAGTTAAGAGACTTGCGTATGGCCATTTCGTCAAAGCATAGAccacaaacaatttttttacttgGGTCGCTTTTGGCTAAAAGTTTCAGGGCCGCCAAAGATTCTGACGAGAAACCAGGCTCCCCATCAACAGTTTGATACCACCTCGATAATGTTCGCGTATGAGGCAAACATGTATTGAAATGTTTCCGCACAAAATTGTACGCACGGGAGCTAATGAAATGCAAATTCAGTGCAAATTTGCGGATTTCTGGGGAGAATTTGCTTTTATTCGGCCTCAAAAAATCCAACTTGTTTGGGTTCAGAGTTGCTAGTAGGTCCGCTGATTCTTGgttaataaatctttttttttgtaaatcttcTAAAATAGCTGCTAACTCCGCATTTTTCTTTTGAAGTCGCCGGCTTTTAGATCTCAAtgcttcaattttttttcgacGTAACTCGGCTAGAAGCGTTTTTCGATTCAATTGCAAAGTAAGTTTTAATTTTCTAGGTGTCATAATCGGCACTGATTTATCATTGATTTTAGAACATTCAATCTGAAAAGATCAAAGCATACATACATTTCACTTTAAAAGTTAATACCCTGTGCTGCCCTACCTCACGTAGCCCTGCCTAGTCCTGCTCAGTCCTTCATGTCCTGTCCCTTCCTGTCTTAACtgcagttttttttatcaatgtgaTTCATTGAAATGATCGCCAACAGAAGCATAGCAGTCCAGGCTCCGCCAAGTACAACTATAAAAGTTGACCTAGACGCTAAgacatgtacctacctactaaaaaaCCACTGTTATGGTATTGTGCGACTGGTAGGAACTTACATTAATGGAACGGAACATAGATAAGACTGTGGTGATGGTTTCTGTAATTTGTAACTCAGCGTTTAGATGCAATAAAACGAACCCAAGACCACAAAGCACCACAAAATATAAACTTGCACTCACGAAATTTGTTGTCAAGCTGTGCACTTGCTCATGCATAGCAGGCTCACTTTGGCAGTCCATAGGTTTAATAGGTGACGGCTCTGCTCGAGGTCCATGAGATGAGACAGGGAATTTCTAAAAGAAAGTAATCATACAAAATAAGTTCCTAAATTTTGAATGTTATATGTTATTGGATTGGTATTAAAAGTATAGAAAACTAtcatattacttatttaataacagcCGACTTACGTGTATGAACAAGGTTGGAACAGAAAACTTTTCAATGTAAGTTCGTTTCCCCAGTTTGCGGACACAATGTCGTTCAAAATGTTTTGAACAAATACGCGAGTATTTATGAGGCATCCAATTAGATTTTCCAGTTCCCGCAATCCATTCCCTAACTATTTCATCCTCCGTCGGAAAGCTGAAAATATCAAATAGCTTGAAACTCCCGAAATATGGGGTAATTGCAGgggacttttttttctatttgtttgcaaccctaaataaaaactactgaatTTGACTGGTTTACATAACCAaactttctgttttatttttagcaataaTTTACTGATATCTCCTATTTTATCAAGTTTTTCATAATCTAACTAATGATGTAACTCAGTAACTTGGTTCCTGTGAGATTTGAGAAAGAAATACATGATCAAAATACGAAAAACTTGTACTTACGCATGAAATGTTACACCCGCTTCTTTTCGCAAGCTATTGCTTTTGCAGGCAACCACTGAACACCCCACCATGTTAACTATACGTAAAAACGTCTTACACCTCCGTTAAACACTTTATAAACACAATTATTCACTCTaaaaaacttttacaataaGAAAACGACGTTGTTTACTAACACTCTTGACAATATGATTGACAGTTTAATGTATGGCATCTTGCGGGCTTTTGTCTCTTTCACTCTTATAAATTTCTGTATATCGCCATCAGCCTCCTTCCTAAGCTGCCATAACCCGACCATGAAAAAAAACCCGGTCGGTGATAAAGACAAAGCATTGCACTATTTTCTCTTTCCTCTTATAGGAATCGCAATAAGACTATCTTTCTCTATCAAAGAGTGTCAGGCCCTTGTTTTGGACATAATTATTGGGACGTCCTAACGTCAGTCAATCTTGTAGCCAAGCCATAGTCAAGAAATACAGTAAAAAGAGATTGAATAGgtcaaaatgtataaataaaattgacgAAAATCTTGAAgactgatatttttttatagatccgtctaaaataaatattagagtcggaccaagataactctgcatttgcaatgacaatcTTTGAGAATGTCATCatgaatgtcaaatttctatgaaaaatcgACGTTTAAGTATAATGACACTCAACAATTTGTTACATTCAAATCTGTGCAAAATAAGTTCAGACATGGTTCAGACGGATTCTATCCTAAGCTACGAAAAAAAAGATGTAGgtagtgcataattattttctatcgtatattcacggaaacgtacgaacgtgtcttgctatATAAGTCAGTCTCACTCAGTACAAAATGTACTGACGTTGACTGTAGAAGAaagacaaatacgaacgtttccgagaaaatacgatggaaaacaattatgcactacatctgtaactGGAGCATTCCGTGGAATTTTCTacccatggacctagaatactaaggacgtagtttcgataaaacacaaataggattccatcatccaccaattttctagtatttacgcgtgacacacacacattgacagttatctctggcctcatccaccaatctgccgtcagtcaAATTGAAACGTCAGTGCATTAATTGTTggaagaaaaattaaatactaagcaTGCGTGGCcgaatgttgcaaaaattataccgatcgaaagaaaaaaagaggcaggattttgccatactaaattgaaccttatccctGAGCTGGAAAGGTGTTCGTACCcaactagagaaaatgtactcaatccgcctaggtccgtgacacgcacacattgaatccttccgccattgcagtgccacagctggtcgtcagttgcgcggcctctgtcaaattgttcctctatgtTTCCATCTTTGTCCCGTACAAACGCGAAtagaaacatccatgactcaggaacaaatatctgtgctcatcacacaaataaatgcccttaccgggattccaacccaggaccatcggcttaataggcagggtcactcagTAGCCTAGACCGGTCTTCAAAGAAAGTTCTAGAAGAAATGACATCTATTATCTTGCATCGTCACTTCCTTACATATAACGACCACTTTAACCCTATCATACAACTCAGAAACTCGGCTTCTAATTAAGCCGTACAAGCATATTGCGTTTCACACGTCATTATATTAATGAAAGGAAGGGATCTCGATCGCTGATTGATCATTACTGTTTGTGATATCGATAGTAATTCATTACCACACTCGTCATAATAGTGGTAGACATAGCTGAATAGTTTCAAAGTACGgaaggtaaggaaataaatctccatgtaccaaaaagtatcatcaaaaaaccttaaataggtggcgctacaatacctagaatacttgaactaaaaaatctaatcatagacagcgcacttcactccgtcaataacgcctaggttcttagctactctagcgctactctggagagatttggaactattatttatagccgacagctggacacttgcaacagttctaccataagagatgtcactcctcttaattccgcACTCCATATTTCAAATGATGGGATAC
This region of Cydia pomonella isolate Wapato2018A chromosome 17, ilCydPomo1, whole genome shotgun sequence genomic DNA includes:
- the LOC133526950 gene encoding THAP domain-containing protein 1-like — its product is MVGCSVVACKSNSLRKEAGVTFHAFPTEDEIVREWIAGTGKSNWMPHKYSRICSKHFERHCVRKLGKRTYIEKFSVPTLFIHERREKILFFIMSWKSSIRARRRRGSLNSILKLLLNFI